The DNA sequence GCCGAGGAGAATATGCCTGGGCCATGGGGGAGGGACGCGACTGGCAGGTCTCGCTGGAAAACGCGTTCAATTTCCTCGAAGCCGAGGCCGGCCTGAGCGTCGCGAATGATGGCGGGCCCTTCGTGATCATTCCTTTGCCGGGGGCAAACTCCCGCGTTGAGGAAAACCGCTGGGAAGCAGCCGTCACGCATGGCCGGGCCCTGACAAAAGACTTGCGCCTTCAGGTCTCGCTGGGGGCGGAATATTCCGAACTCACCCAGTCCGGAGACAATGCCAATGTGCGGGAATTCACCCGGCCAAAAGGATTTGTCAGCCTGTCCTGGCAGGCGGACCCCAAACTGAAGTTGACCGCGCGGCTGGACCGGGAAGTGGGCCAGCTGAACTTCTTTGACTTCATTTCCTCAGTGAACCTCAATGCCGAAAACGGAAATTCAGGCAATGCCGAAATCGTTCCGCAACAGGCCTGGAAATGGAGCTTGCAGGCTGAAAAGGATTTCGGCGCGTGGGGAGCGGCAACGCTCAATACCTATTATGCCGACATTGAAGACATCGTCGACCGTGTCCCGATCGGCGCGGGCGACGGGCCGGGAAATCTCGACACGGCATGGGAAATCGGCATGACGCTCGACACAACGCTCAAGCTTTCCAGACTGGGCATTCCCGGCGGCGAGTTGACGGGGTTTGCTGACGTGTACGATTCCGAAGTCACCGATCCGCTGACCGGAGAAGCACGCCGGATCAATAACAGCGTCCTCTATTATGCGAGCATGGAGTTCCGGCAGGATGTTCCGGGAACGGACTGGGCCTGGGGCGGGTTCCTGGAAAAATTCGAACGTAACAATTACTACCAGCTTGCCGAACGCGGCGTGGAACTTTCCACACCCGGCTATGGTTCCATCTTTGTCGAACACAAGGATGTCTTCGGCCTCTCGGCGAGGCTTTCGGTTGGAAATCTGCTGAACCAGAAAGACAATTTCCGGCGGGAAATTCATGAAACCAACCGGTTGGGGCCGGTAACCGTCATTGAAGACCGTACGCGCCGGTTTGGACCTGTCGTTCTGTTCGAATTGCGTGGAACGCTCTAGGCCGTTTCGCTGGCCAGCTGCCCGATGCGGCGTACTTCCCAGCGAAGCTCCACACTCTGTGTTTCCAGCACGCGGCGGCGGACGAGTTCGCCCAGCGCTTCCAGGTCAGCGGCGGTGGCGTCGCCGGTATTGATCAGGAAGTTGCAGTGCAGGGGAGAGACCTGCGCCCCGCCGACTTTCAGGCCCCGGCAGCCGGCCGCATCAATCAGTTTCCAGGCTGAGCGCTGGTCCGGTGTGTCCGGCGGATCGGGATTGGCGAAGGTGGATCCGGAGGTCTTTTCCTTTATCGGCTGCGTCTCGGCGCGGCGTGCCTGCAGCTGTTCGATATCGGAGAGGATCTTGTCCGGCGTATCCGTCCCGGTGCCCTCCAGAATGAGGCGGGTGACGATCAGATCGTCCGGCAGGTCTGTGTGGCGGTAGGAGAAATGCGCTTCGGGCAGGTCGCCGGAATGGGCCGGACCGCGATAAGCGGCCCTTGTGCCGTCACGCCGGAAGCCGTGCAGGCTGACCAGAATGTCCCGCAGTTCCCGGCCGTAACAGCCGGCATTCGTCCGCGTGGCGCCGCCGACGGACCCCGGAATGCCGGACAGGAATTCCAGGCCGCGTATACCATTTCCGGCGGCAGTCTTCGCCACGGCGAGGTCCAGCGCGCCAGTGCGGGCGGACAGGCGGGCGCCCTCCAGCATCTCCACGTCTCCCCAGTATTTTCCCATCAGGCGGATGACGACGCCGCGAATGCCGCCGTCCCGGACGATGACATTGGAGCCAACCCCGAGCACGGTGACCGGCACGTTCGGGTCCAGCGCTGTCAGGAAGGCTTCAAGGTCTTCCTCGTCTGCCGGCAGGAACAGGGCATCGGCCGGTCCGCCGACCCGGAACCAGGTGTAAGGCGCGAGCGGCGCATTCTCGATAATCTTGCCGCGCACGGAGGGGAGGGGAAGTGCTGTCATATGCTGGCGCTTCCCCCGACTTGCCCGCGAAGTCAAGTGCGTCCGAAGACGAGCTGCTCCAGCGCGTCCGCACAGTATGTGACTTGTTTCCCTGCGGTATCGATGGCGGCGTGTCTGTTCGGATTGGGTTCCCACATGCGTGACGACACAGCATCGAATTGAACTGGGGCAAGCCCTTCAATTCCCGTATCGCGGGTTTGGAGCCGGGTACGGACTTCTTCGATGTCTGAGCAGAGGATTTCGATCTCGACGATATCTGCATCGGTTGCGGCCGCGACATCGCGCCAGCCCTGACGAGCCGCTTCGACAGCATTGACCGCATCGGCGATCACGTTTCTGCCCTCACCGAGGTGCTGCGCAGCCAAACGATAGCCTCGCTGGTAGCCGCGTGTGCCGACATCCAGGTCCGCACCATGCTGATTGCGTAAATCCTGTTCGAAGACGTCGATGCGCAAAAGCGCCGCGCCCATCCGTCCGGCGAGGATTTTGCTCAGCGTCGATTTTCCGGAGCCCGGCAGGCCTGACATCATGACCAGCCGGGGCATGGCAACTCAGGCCCGCTGGTGCGAGAGGGCGCCGTGGCAGTGTTTGTATTTCTTGCCGGAGCCGCATGGGCAGGGCGAGTTGCGCGGCGTGTTGGACCAGTCGTCTTCGGCTTGCTGCAGTTCCGGGCCGGGCGGCTGGGACGTGTCGTCCGGGTCCATCTCATTAACGCCGGTATCGGGGTCGAGGTGCGTTTCGTGCGCCGGCACCTTTGGCGGCTGCGGCACCGGAATTTGCGCAGGCTCAGGTCTTTGCGGCATCTGGGCCGGGGCAGGGCGTTGCTGCGCCTGTTCCGGCGGCGCCTGCTGCACACGGACATGCATCAGCGAACGGGTGACCGTCGCGCGCAGTTCTTCCAGCAGATTGTGGAACAGGTTGAAGGCTTCGGATTTGAACTCGTTCAGCGGGTCACGCTGGCCGTAGGAGCGCAGGTGGATGACCGAGCGCAGCTGGTCGATCATCTGCAGGTGTTCGCGCCAGCGCATGTCCAGCACCTGGAGCAGGATCTGCTTTTCGATCCGGTGCATCTGGTCTGCGCCGACGGCGGTGGTGATTGCTTCATACACCTTGTCCACCGAATCGCGGATGCGCTGGACAACTTCCTTGTTGGCGACGCCTTCTTCAGCGGCCCATTCGCTGACCGGCAGGTCGATCGCGAATTCGTTGCGCAGGGCTTCGTTCAGGCCGGTCACATCCCATTGCTCCGCATACGCCTTTTCTGGCATGGTGCGGACGACGAGGGCGTCGATCACATGTTCGCGCATTTCCACGATCACGTCGGACACGTCCTCGGCGCGCATGAATTCCATGCGCTGTTCGAAGATGGCCTTGCGCTGGTCGTTGATCACGTCATCGTATTTGAGGACGTTCTTGCGGATCTCGAAATTGCGCTGTTCGATCTTGCGCTGCGAGGTTTCCATCGCCTTGTTCATCCAGGGATGGGTAATGCCCTCGTCTTCCTTGATGCCGAGGCGGCGCATTACGGCGTCCATGCGCTCAGCGGCGAAGATGCGCATCAGGTCATCTTCGATGGAGATGTAGAATTTCGATTTGCCGGGGTCGCCCTGACGGCCCGTCCGGCCACGCAGCTGGTTGTCGATGCGGCGGCTTTCGTGACGCTCTGTGCCCAGAACATAAAGGCCGCCCGCATCCAGTGCGCGCTTTTTCTTGATTTCGATGTCTGCCTTGATCTGGGAGGTCAGCAGGGAGGTTTCGCCCTCCGTCAGTTCCCGGCCAAGCTCGGCCTCTTTCTTGTCCTTTTCCTGCTCGAAGCGCATGTCGAAATTGCCGCCGAGCTGGATGTCGGTCCCGCGGCCGGCCATGTTTGTCGCAACGGTGACGGCGCCGGGCACACCGGCATCGGCCACGATCAGGGCTTCCTGCTCGTGGTGGCGGGCGTTCAGCACCTTGTGCGGGATCTTCGCGGCGGTTAGCAGATTGTCGAGGATCTCGGACTTCTCGATTGAGGCGGTGCCGAGCAGGATCGGCTGGCCCTTGGCGTGGCACTCGCGCACTTCCTTGACGATCTCGGCATATTTCGCCTTGGCCGTCCGGTAGACCACGTCGTCTTCGTCGATCCGCTGGATCGGCTTGTTGGTCGGAAGGTCGATGACTTCCAGCTTGTAGATGTCAGCAAATTCGTCGGCCTCGGTCAGGGCCGTACCGGTCATGCCGGCCAGCTTTTCATAGAGGCGGAAATAGTTCTGGAAGGTGATCGAGGCCAGCGTCTGGTTCTCGGGCTTGATGTCCACCTTTTCCTTGGCCTCGATGGCCTGGTGCAGGCCTTCGGACAGGCGGCGGCCTTCCATCATCCGGCCGGTGAACTCATCGATCAGCATCACCTCGCCGCCCTTGACGATATAGTCTTTATCGCGGGCGTAGAGCTTGTGGGCGCGCAGGGCCTGGTTGGCGTGGTGGACCAGGGTGATGTTGTGCGGCTCCCACAGGGAGCCTTCCATCAGGCCTTCTTCTTCCAGCCAGGCCTCGATCTTTTCCATGCCCGCTTCGGCATAGGTGACCGACCGCTGCTTTTCGTCGAGTTCGTAGTCGCCGTCTTCCAGACGCGGGATCATCGCATCGATCTTGATATAGAGGTCGGAGCGGTCGTCGGTCGGGCCGGAAATGATCAGCGGTGTCCGGGCTTCGTCGATCAGGATGGAGTCCACCTCGTCGACGATCGCGAAATGGTGTCCGCGCTGGGCCATCTGATCCAGCGAGTATTTCATGTTGTCGCGCAGATAGTCGAAGCCGAATTCGTTGTTCGTGCCGTACGTGATGTCTGACGCGTAGGCGGCCTTGCGTTCCTCATCGGTGATGCCGTGCACGATGATGCCGGTCGTCATGCCGAGGAAGCCATAAATCTGGCCCATCCATTCGGCGTCACGCTTGGCGAGGTAATCGTTCACGGTCACGACATGCACGCCTTTGCCCTCAAGGGCGTTCAGATAGGCGGCGAGTGTGGCGACCAGCGTCTTGCCCTCACCGGTGCGCATCTCTGCGATCGCGCCGGAGTGCAGGATCATGCCGCCCATCAGCTGTACGTCGAAGTGGCGCATGCCGGTGGCGCGCCGGGCCGCTTCGCGGGTGACGGCGAAGGCTTCTTCGAGAAGGGAGTCGAGCGTGGCGCCATCCGCGAGCCGCTTGCGGAATTCCGCCGTCTTGCCTTTGAGCGCGCTGTCGGAAAGCGCTTCCATCATGGGCTCGAGGGCATTGATGCGGTTGACGCGGGCGCGCAGGGGTTTCAGCTTGCGGTCGTTAGCGGAACCGAAAATCTTGCGGGCGACGGAAAACATATCAGGCTGCACCAATCAGGTCTGGGGCGAAGAAACTGTGATCCTGACCGTTTGACCGCACAGGAATACGCGGGTTCTCCCACCGTGATTACACCAGCCAAACATGCTCGACCGGCGCGCGGGTGAGACTTAAGAACGCCGCATTGGGGTGTCAATGCGGCGCCATCAGACAGCTGGAGTGATGACTGTGTTGAATCTGAAGGCTTTGCGGGTCAGCCCGCGTATCTTGTTTGCCGGTCTGGCGATCTTCATGGCGGCTGCCTGCAGCGCGCCGCCGGAGGAAGAAGTGCCTGTTCGTGTTGAAGGCGCTACGGCTGCCACGGTCAATGGCGAGAAAATCTATGTCAGCGATGTGGAGCTGGAAGCGGTTGCCCGGGGGCTCGTCCCGGCCGGGACACGGGTTAAAGCAGGGGACCCGGAATACGACACCGTTCTGAACCAGTTGATCGAACAGAAGCTGATGGCGCAGGAAGCGATTCGGCGCGGGCTGGACAAGGATCCGGCCGGGCGCCGGCGGCTGGAAATAGCCAGGGAGCGCATTCTCGGCAATCTTCTGGTCGAAAACCTCGTCGCCGAGGATGTCACCGAAGACCAGATCGAGGCGATGTATGAAAAGCAGGTCGCCCTGCAGCAGGACGATGACGAGGTGCGCATCTCGCACATCCTGGTCGCCACAAAGGAAGAAGCGCAGGCTCTGTTCGACCGGATCCAGGCGGGCGAAAGCTTCGAGAGCCTTGTCAGCGCCAATTCGCTCGACAGTGCCACGCGCATGGAGCAGGGGGACCTTGGCTATGTTTCGCCGAACGACGAACCGGCACCGTTCCCGCTGGTGATCGCCAATACGGGCGAAGGGGAAGTTGCCCCGCCATTCGAGTCCGCTGACGGCTGGCACATCCTGAAAGTGAAGGACCGCCGCTCGCGCGCCCCGAAAACACGGGAGGAAATGCGGCCCGACATCGTCACGTTCCTGACGCTGGAACAGGTCGCCAGGATTGTCCGCCGCCTCAAGGCGGAAGCGCAGATCCAGCAAGGTGAACCGGGGCTCGACGAGGGCGGTTCGACGCCTTACAGCCTTCCCGACATGGACACCGGCCCTGACACGCCGGACGACCAGACCGCTCCGGCTTCTGAAGGAACTGAACTTTGAATCTGACACCCTCGCCCTTTGCTGCGCCCTTTCCGAAATTGCCTGACGTGAAAGGCGTGCGCGCCGCGACCGGCTCGCGCGGCTTCTACGCCAAACACGGTGCGACGCGGGACGATGTTTTCCTGTTCGCCTTCGACGAAGGCACGACATGCGCTGGTGTCTATACGATTTCGCGAACCGCATCGGCCGATGTGTTGTGGTGCCGGCAGGCGCTGGAGGTCGGCGGCGGCGCGGCCCGGGCCCTGATTGCCAATTCGGGCAATTCCAATGCTTTCACCGGTCCGAAGGGCCATGAGAAGAACGAGGCAACGCTGAAAGCCGTCACCGGCGCGTTGGGCGTCGCAAAGGAACACTGCTTCCTGGCCGCGACCGGCGTGATCGGAGAACCGCTGCCCGATCCGAACTATGTCGGCGCGTTCGTGCCGGATCTGGCGGGCAAGCTCGGGATACCGGACTGGGAAGCCGCCACCCGCGCCTTCATGACCACGGACACGTTTGCCAAAGGTGCTGGCACGTCCATGGATATTGGCGGGCATGATGTGAACTTTGCCGGGATCGTCAAAGGGTCCGGCATGATTGCGCCGAACATGGCCACGATGCTGGCCTATGTCTTCACCGATGCGGCCATCGCCCACGACGTGCTGCAGGAATTGCTCGAAGAGATCACAAACGAGACCTTCAATTCGATCACCGTGGATGGCGACACATCCACCTCCGACACGCTGATGGTGTTTGCGACCGGCCAGTCCGGTATGGACCCGATCACTTCGAAGGACGACCCGCGCCTCGATTCCGTGGCGATGGCCCTGCATTCTGTCTGTCTGGAGCTTGCCCAGCTGGTGGTGAAGGACGGGGAAGGGGCGCAGAAATTCGTCACGATCCAGGTCGATGGTGCTGCGTCTTATCTTTCCGCCAAGATCATTGCCTGCGAGATTGCCAATTCCCCGCTGATCAAGACAGCCATGGCGGCAGGCGACGCGAATTGGGGGCGCATCGTTATGGCGGTCGGCAAGTCGCTGGAGCCGATCGATGCCAGCAAGCTCGCGATCTGGTTCGATGAGGTTCAGGTCGCGCAGGATGGCGCCCGCAAACCGGACTATAGCGAAGAGGCGGCGAGCGCCGTGTTTGCCCAGCCGGAATTCACGATCCGTGTGGATGTCGCTGCGGGCGATCATTCGGCCACCGTCTGGACCTGCGATCTGACGCACGGCTATGTCGACATCAACGGCGCTTACAGGACATGAGCCTCAGATGAGCCATCGTCTCGTTCTGGTCGTTGCGGCCGCCCTCTATAATGACAAAGGCGAAATCCTTCTGGCGCAGCGCCCGGAAGGCAAGCAGCTGGCGGGCCTGTGGGAGTTTCCGGGCGGCAAGGTCGAGCCGGGCGAAACGCCAGAGGCCGCGCTGGTGCGCGAGCTGTATGAGGAGCTGTCGATTACGGTTAAGGAATCGGAACTTCAGCCGCTCACTTTTGCGAGTTTCACTTACCCTGACTTTCATCTTCTCATGCCACTCTACAAGTGTCAGGCATGGTCAGACGAAGTATATCCGCGTGAAGGTCAGGCCGTCGCATGGGTTGCTCCGGAAAATCTGGCTGATTACCCGGCCCCTCCTGCGGATATTCCGCTGTTTGAGGTTCTTTCGGGAGGACACGCGACGGAGGGATCATGAGATCCGCACGTGAACTTTTTCGGACGTTCCTCGGCGACGAGAATGGCGCAACCGCCATCGAATACGCGCTGATTGCCGGCATTATCTGCCTGGCGATTGTTGGCGGGGTGACGGCTGTCGGAACGTCTTCCAATGCCGCTTTCACCGAGGCGGCGGACGGTTTCCCGGACTGATCCTCTGTTTTAGTCGCGTTTGGTTTGCTGGCGCACGGCGTCGGCAAGGCTGGCCTTGGCAGAGCCGGGCCGCAAGGGTTGGGGCTGGCCGGGGGCCGGCGCCCAGCCGGACACGTGAACAATCTCGAAACTTGCCCGCACGCGCCCGTCCGGATCGGCATGGCGTTCGCGATACAGGCTGAGCGCCCTGTCCAGCACAGCCCTTGGCAGCGGCCGGATCATGCCCGGCGCCAGCGCGTTTTGCTCTCCCATACCTTTCAGGTCTGCCAGCAGGCGCGCGGGATCGCGGTAGCGCACCACCACACTATCCCTGTCTGCGACGGGGAGGGCGAAGCCCGCCCGCTGCATCAGACTGGCCATGTCCTTCAGGCCGGGTAGCGGGGACAGGCGCGGGGACACGCCCCCGGACAAATCCGTTTCCGCTTCCATCAGACAATCCCGCAGCTCCGCCAGCGTGCCTGCGCCAAACAGGGCGCCGAGGAACAGGCCGTCCGGTTTCAGGCTCTGGCGTAACTGCACCAGCGTGCCTGGCAGGTCGTTCACCCAATGCAGCGACAGGGCCGAGACGATGAGGTCGAAACGGTTTTCGGGCAGGGACGGGATCTCCTCGTCCCGTACGTGGGCGTCTGTGCCAGCGGCGCGCGCTGCCTTAACCATGGCTGGCGAGAGATCGCTGGCCTCGACAGCACCGGCCCGGCCGGTGCCGGACAGGATGCGGGCCAGCCGCCCGTCATGGCAGCCAAGGTCCAGCGCGCGCTCGAATCGGCGCGGCGTATCCTGCACGCGATCGGCGATGTCCCTCGACACGCGCTCTTTAAGGAACGCATAGTCATCATAGCGGGGTGCGGCCCGGTCACGGTTTCGCGCAACACGGGTACGGTCGAACAGGCGCGGGGGAGCGGCAGGCGTCATGGCACGCGATATGGAGCAGCAACAGAGCCGTTCAAAGGGCTTTCTGCGCATTGCCGCTGATTTCCTGTGGCCGCCCCGCTCGCTGGTCAGCCGCGAGCGCGGCCTCGGCAAGGGGCCGCTCGCCCCGCATGAATTCGGGCAGATCCATTTCCTGAGCGGTGCCGTCTGCAATCGCTGCGGCGCGCCGTTGGGCGCCGAACTGGACGACGGGGCAACGTGCGCGGTGTGTATCGCCCGTCCGCCGCGCTGGGACCGGGCGCGTGCGGCATTCGTCTATGAGGCAGCCTCCCGGCGGCTGGTGCTGGACCTTAAACGGTCGGGCCGGCGCGATGGGCTCGGCACGTTTTCCGGCTGGATGACCCAGGCTGGCAGGACGCTGCTGGATGAAGCCGACGTGATCGTTCCGGTGCCGCTGCACTATACCCGGCTGGCCAGCCGGGGGTTCAACCAGTCGGCCTGGCTGGCGGATGCCGTGTCCCGGCGGACCGGGGTCCCGGTCTCGGTCGACGCATTGAAGCGGACCCGCCGCACGCCGACGCAGGGCGGGCGCTCCGCCAGGGCCCGGCGGCGCAACATGGCCGGTGCGTTCGCGCCTCATCCCGGGCGGGCCGGGCATGTTCAGGGGAAACGCGTTCTTCTGGTCGATGACGTGCTGACGACGGGGGCGACGCTCAGCGCGTGCACACGTGCCCTTAAACGGGCAGGGGCGCGGCATGTGGATGTCCTGGTGCTTGCGCGCGTTGTGCGGGAAACAGACGTCACCATATAATTCCTGAAACGGTTCCAAGGAGCTTATTTATGGCGAAAGTCACGATCTATACCCGGGCCTTCTGCCCGTATTGCTCGCGTGCGGTGTCCCTGCTGAAAGAGAAGCAGGTGGCGTTCGAAGAGATCGATGCCGGCATGAACGCGGAGAAAAAAGCGGAGATGGTCCAGCGCGCCAATGGTGGGCGAACCTTCCCGCAGATCTTCATCGGCGCGCAGCACATCGGCGGATGCGACGAGATGATGGCGCTGGAACGGGCCGGCAAGCTCGACCCGATGCTGGCACAGCCCTGAGGCGGGGAGGGCAGACCGGTGATCCGCTACGCGCTTCATTGCCAGGCCTGTGACGAGGGGTTCGAAGCCTGGTTCGCCTCGTCTTCGGCTTATGAAAAACTGAAAGAAAAGCGCCAGGTACGCTGTACGGCGTGCAATTCCTCCCGCGTGGACAAGCAGATTATGGCGCCAGCGGTGAAATCGGCGAAGAAGAAAGACGCTTCAGCCGATCCGGAGAAGATGTTTGCCGCCTTTGCCGAGAAGGCCCGCCAGCATGTGGCCGACAATTTCGACTATGTCGGCGGCGATTTCGCCGAAGAGGCCCGGTCCATGTTCTATGGCGAAAAGGATGAGCGCCCCATCTGGGGGGAAACGACCGAGGATGAGCGCGAAGCCCTGAAGGAAGAGGGCGTGCCTGCCGCGCCGCTGCCCGAACCGTTTACGCCGCCCGTGCCCAAGTCAAAGGACCAGTTGAACTGAAAAAGCTGCCATCTGAGGCAATACAGGCACAATCATCCGCTTGACCCTTCGCCTGCCTGCGATAATACGGCAGGCAGCAATGATTTCACGGGGAGAGCCCTAAATGGCTGCCAGCGAATACCACCACGGCGAAATGGACATCCACGACCAGCAAGCCACCTGGGATGGATTCATCAAGGGAACCACTTGGGGCAGCGTGATTCTGGCGCTGATGCTCGGACATGCCCTCATGACGATCGCCCTCGGCCTTCACTGGGCGGTTTCCCTCGGACTGATGACCCTTGTGGGCATCGGGGCGGGCATTGTGCTGGATCTCGGCGGCCGCTGGTATGCAACGCTGGTAATCCTGCTGTTCACCGGCGTGTTCATTCAGGCCATGATCTGGCTCTTCGGCGTCCTTATCTGACGCCGTTTTTACCCATATCGCAGGTTTCGCACATCGCCTCGGCCGGGTCGGCCTCGAGGCGTGGTAGCCCTATGCGACCGTCACAGTTCAGGCAGTACCCGTAGCAGCCCTTTTCCATACGGGCGAGCGCGGCTTCGATCCGTGCCAGCTTCTGCGCATATGTGCGCAGCCGGACGCGCGCAGCCTGTCCGCACGCTTCTGCCGTCAGCCCCAGGCCTGACGGTGCAGGGGGAGGTACGTTCGATGCCATTCCAAATCATGCTGCGTCGGCTTTAAGGGGTTGGCAAGGCGCACCGGGCCAAACAGTAGGCTGCCATATCGACTCTCGTAAAAAGCGAGCGATTTTCAGACGGATTCGGAGATACGGATGGCCCAGTCCCCGCTCACCCTGACGGACGTGACCAGGCGTTTCGGCGGCTTCACCGCTGTCCAGGGCCTGTCGCTGGATGTCCCGGAAGGGCGGATTATCGGCTTTCTGGGCCCGAATGGGGCCGGCAAGTCGACCAGTTTGCGTGTTTCGCTGGGCGTTATCCCGCCGGACGAGGGCACTGTGCGCCTGTTCGGGGCGCCGCCGGACATCCTGTCGCTGCGCCGGGTCGGCTTCCTGCCGGAGGAGCGCGGCCTCTACAAGAAAATGACCGCCCGGGAGACGATTGCCTATTTCGCCCGCCTCAAAGGCCTGACTGCCGGGGCAGCGAAAGTCCGCGCAGACGAGCTGATGGAGTCGACCGGGCTGGGCGAGTTCCGCAACACGCGCGTGTCCAAGCTTTCCAAGGGCATGGCGCAAAAGGTTCAGATCCTTGCGACGCTTGCTCACAAGCCGGACTTCCTGATCCTTGACGAGCCCTTCTCCGGGCTCGACCCGGTTAACCAGCAGGTGCTGGAAGATCTGATCCGCGAAGAGCATGCGCGCGGGGCGACGATCCTGTTTTCCACCCACGTCATGGAGCACGCTGAACGCCTGTGCGACCGGATCGTGATGATGGCACGCGGGCGCAAGGTCTTCGACGGCACGCTGCCGGAGGCATTTGCCACGCTGGACAAGGGCGCGAGCCTCGAAGTGGAATCGGGCTTCGACCTGGCCGCCGCGCTCGCTCCGAAAGGCTTCGAAGCCCAGCGTGCTGCAGACAGGGGCCATGGCGATGCCTGGCGGATCGCCCTGCCGAAAGGCGTTGGCCCGCAGGATGCGCTGCGGGCGGCGATTGAGGCCGGGGCGCCGATCACCGGTTTCGCGCCGGACGAGGCCCGCTTGCGCGATGTGTTCGTCTCGCTGGTCGGGGAGGCAGACGCGGCCGCGCTGCATGATCCGCTGGCGGAACAGACAGGGGGCATGCTGGCAGAATGAGGAATATTTATCTCGTCTTTGGCCGGGACTATCTCGGTTATGTGAAAGCATGGGGGTTCTGGCTGAGCCTTGCCGCCGTGCCAGCGCTGATGCTGATCGGGTCGATGTTCGTGCTGTTCGCGGCGCAGTCTTCGCCCATCCGCTATTACACGGTGATCGAGCCGGGGCAGGTCTATGCAGAGGCAATCGATACCGAGCTTGCCAGCAATGAGGCGGCCGCCATGGCGCAGGAGCTGTCAGACCAGATGCAATTGCCGGAAGGCGCCATGAATACCGGGGCGATGCAGACGCTCCGGGATCGGAAATTCATCGAGGTGACACCGCCTGCGCGCGACCTGGACAGTCTGCGGCCTTATCTTCTGGGCGAGAAGCTCGTCTCAGGCCCTCAGGGCGACAAGCCGCTGTTTGCCGCTTTCATCCTGTCGGAAGACGGCAAGTCGCTCGAATACTGGAGCGATGACGTCAACATCAACACGCTGCGCTACGAGGCCGAAGATGCCATGCGCCGCCTGTCCCGCAAGCATGCGCTGGAGGCGGCAGGCCTCAGCCCGGACTTCATCCAGCAGGCGGATGATGCGGCCGTGCAGGTGCCCGCCCGGCGCATCCGCACGGTGGCAGAGCAGGAATCGGCTGGCGGAGAGGTGACGCTGGCGGACAAGGCGCCGGTCTTCGTCGCCGGGGCGCTGGCCTATTTCCTCTGGCTGATGGTGTTCTCGATCATTCAGTACCTGCTGATGGGCACGATCGAGGAACGCTCCAACAAGATCTTTGACACGCTGCTGACATCAGTGCGCATGCCGGAGCTTCTGGCAGGCAAGCTGCTGGCTGTGTTTGCG is a window from the uncultured Hyphomonas sp. genome containing:
- a CDS encoding peptidylprolyl isomerase, giving the protein MLNLKALRVSPRILFAGLAIFMAAACSAPPEEEVPVRVEGATAATVNGEKIYVSDVELEAVARGLVPAGTRVKAGDPEYDTVLNQLIEQKLMAQEAIRRGLDKDPAGRRRLEIARERILGNLLVENLVAEDVTEDQIEAMYEKQVALQQDDDEVRISHILVATKEEAQALFDRIQAGESFESLVSANSLDSATRMEQGDLGYVSPNDEPAPFPLVIANTGEGEVAPPFESADGWHILKVKDRRSRAPKTREEMRPDIVTFLTLEQVARIVRRLKAEAQIQQGEPGLDEGGSTPYSLPDMDTGPDTPDDQTAPASEGTEL
- the argJ gene encoding bifunctional glutamate N-acetyltransferase/amino-acid acetyltransferase ArgJ, translated to MNLTPSPFAAPFPKLPDVKGVRAATGSRGFYAKHGATRDDVFLFAFDEGTTCAGVYTISRTASADVLWCRQALEVGGGAARALIANSGNSNAFTGPKGHEKNEATLKAVTGALGVAKEHCFLAATGVIGEPLPDPNYVGAFVPDLAGKLGIPDWEAATRAFMTTDTFAKGAGTSMDIGGHDVNFAGIVKGSGMIAPNMATMLAYVFTDAAIAHDVLQELLEEITNETFNSITVDGDTSTSDTLMVFATGQSGMDPITSKDDPRLDSVAMALHSVCLELAQLVVKDGEGAQKFVTIQVDGAASYLSAKIIACEIANSPLIKTAMAAGDANWGRIVMAVGKSLEPIDASKLAIWFDEVQVAQDGARKPDYSEEAASAVFAQPEFTIRVDVAAGDHSATVWTCDLTHGYVDINGAYRT
- the murB gene encoding UDP-N-acetylmuramate dehydrogenase — translated: MTALPLPSVRGKIIENAPLAPYTWFRVGGPADALFLPADEEDLEAFLTALDPNVPVTVLGVGSNVIVRDGGIRGVVIRLMGKYWGDVEMLEGARLSARTGALDLAVAKTAAGNGIRGLEFLSGIPGSVGGATRTNAGCYGRELRDILVSLHGFRRDGTRAAYRGPAHSGDLPEAHFSYRHTDLPDDLIVTRLILEGTGTDTPDKILSDIEQLQARRAETQPIKEKTSGSTFANPDPPDTPDQRSAWKLIDAAGCRGLKVGGAQVSPLHCNFLINTGDATAADLEALGELVRRRVLETQSVELRWEVRRIGQLASETA
- the mutT gene encoding 8-oxo-dGTP diphosphatase MutT; its protein translation is MSHRLVLVVAAALYNDKGEILLAQRPEGKQLAGLWEFPGGKVEPGETPEAALVRELYEELSITVKESELQPLTFASFTYPDFHLLMPLYKCQAWSDEVYPREGQAVAWVAPENLADYPAPPADIPLFEVLSGGHATEGS
- a CDS encoding AAA family ATPase, translated to MPRLVMMSGLPGSGKSTLSKILAGRMGAALLRIDVFEQDLRNQHGADLDVGTRGYQRGYRLAAQHLGEGRNVIADAVNAVEAARQGWRDVAAATDADIVEIEILCSDIEEVRTRLQTRDTGIEGLAPVQFDAVSSRMWEPNPNRHAAIDTAGKQVTYCADALEQLVFGRT
- the secA gene encoding preprotein translocase subunit SecA, giving the protein MFSVARKIFGSANDRKLKPLRARVNRINALEPMMEALSDSALKGKTAEFRKRLADGATLDSLLEEAFAVTREAARRATGMRHFDVQLMGGMILHSGAIAEMRTGEGKTLVATLAAYLNALEGKGVHVVTVNDYLAKRDAEWMGQIYGFLGMTTGIIVHGITDEERKAAYASDITYGTNNEFGFDYLRDNMKYSLDQMAQRGHHFAIVDEVDSILIDEARTPLIISGPTDDRSDLYIKIDAMIPRLEDGDYELDEKQRSVTYAEAGMEKIEAWLEEEGLMEGSLWEPHNITLVHHANQALRAHKLYARDKDYIVKGGEVMLIDEFTGRMMEGRRLSEGLHQAIEAKEKVDIKPENQTLASITFQNYFRLYEKLAGMTGTALTEADEFADIYKLEVIDLPTNKPIQRIDEDDVVYRTAKAKYAEIVKEVRECHAKGQPILLGTASIEKSEILDNLLTAAKIPHKVLNARHHEQEALIVADAGVPGAVTVATNMAGRGTDIQLGGNFDMRFEQEKDKKEAELGRELTEGETSLLTSQIKADIEIKKKRALDAGGLYVLGTERHESRRIDNQLRGRTGRQGDPGKSKFYISIEDDLMRIFAAERMDAVMRRLGIKEDEGITHPWMNKAMETSQRKIEQRNFEIRKNVLKYDDVINDQRKAIFEQRMEFMRAEDVSDVIVEMREHVIDALVVRTMPEKAYAEQWDVTGLNEALRNEFAIDLPVSEWAAEEGVANKEVVQRIRDSVDKVYEAITTAVGADQMHRIEKQILLQVLDMRWREHLQMIDQLRSVIHLRSYGQRDPLNEFKSEAFNLFHNLLEELRATVTRSLMHVRVQQAPPEQAQQRPAPAQMPQRPEPAQIPVPQPPKVPAHETHLDPDTGVNEMDPDDTSQPPGPELQQAEDDWSNTPRNSPCPCGSGKKYKHCHGALSHQRA